A window of Streptomyces sp. DG1A-41 contains these coding sequences:
- a CDS encoding histidine phosphatase family protein — MAPRILLARHGQTEWSLSGKHTGRTDVPLLEEGRRGAKLLGERLHRAPYDGLPGAEVRTSPLARARETCELAGFGERARAWDALLEWDYGAYEGMTPADIQAVRPGWLIWRDGVPEGETLAEMTARADEVVSWARAEDRDVLVFAHGHILRSIGARWLGLPVDFAARIRLNPTSLSVLGWAYGEPAIESWNDLGHLV, encoded by the coding sequence ATGGCTCCGCGCATCCTGCTGGCCCGCCACGGACAGACCGAGTGGTCCCTGTCCGGCAAGCACACCGGCAGGACGGACGTGCCGCTCCTGGAGGAAGGCCGACGCGGGGCCAAGCTGCTCGGCGAGCGCCTGCACCGGGCGCCGTACGACGGCCTGCCCGGGGCCGAGGTGCGCACCAGCCCGCTGGCACGCGCGCGTGAGACGTGCGAACTGGCCGGCTTCGGCGAGCGCGCGCGTGCGTGGGACGCGCTGCTGGAGTGGGACTACGGGGCGTACGAGGGCATGACCCCGGCGGACATCCAGGCCGTCCGGCCCGGCTGGCTCATCTGGCGCGACGGGGTCCCCGAGGGCGAGACCCTCGCGGAGATGACGGCCCGGGCGGACGAGGTGGTCTCCTGGGCGCGTGCCGAGGACCGGGACGTCCTGGTGTTCGCCCATGGGCACATCCTGCGATCCATCGGGGCGCGGTGGCTGGGCCTGCCGGTCGACTTCGCGGCGCGGATACGGCTGAATCCGACGTCGCTGTCGGTGCTGGGGTGGGCTTACGGGGAGCCGGCGATCGAGAGCTGGAACGACTTGGGGCACCTTGTTTAG
- a CDS encoding AAA domain-containing protein, with amino-acid sequence MTTVFDPSAAATRATDAILHDTLHGTARGVVVDSPPGAGKSTLVVRAALELAEAGRPLMVVAQTNAQVDDLVLRLAEKNPELPVGRLHSSDADPYDKALDGLENVRKSAKAADLAGLAVVLSTAAKWAHVKAEEPWRHAIVDEAYQMRSDALLAVAGLFERALFVGDPGQLDPFAIVGSEQWAGLAYDPSASAVTTLLAHNPDLPQHRLPVSWRLPASAAPLVSDAFYPYTPFRSGTGHGDRALSFAVPSDGSGPDRVIDEAAESGWGLLELPARHTPRTDPEAVRAVAAVVRRLLDRGGAATSERSADPSPLTADRIAVGTAHRDQAAAVRAALADLGVTDVVVDTANRLQGREYDVTVVLHPLSGRPDATAFHLETGRLCVLASRHRHACVVVCRAGVGDLLDDYPSTEPVQLGTVVKFPDGWEANHAVLAHLAEHRVVWLP; translated from the coding sequence GTGACGACGGTCTTCGATCCCTCCGCCGCCGCGACCCGGGCCACCGACGCGATCCTGCACGACACGCTGCACGGCACCGCGCGCGGTGTCGTCGTCGACTCCCCGCCCGGCGCGGGCAAGTCCACGCTCGTCGTCCGCGCGGCCCTGGAGCTGGCCGAGGCCGGCCGTCCGCTGATGGTGGTGGCGCAGACCAACGCCCAGGTCGACGACCTGGTCCTGCGGCTCGCCGAGAAGAATCCCGAGCTGCCGGTGGGCCGGCTGCACAGCAGCGACGCCGACCCGTACGACAAGGCGCTCGACGGCCTGGAGAACGTCCGCAAGTCGGCGAAGGCGGCCGATCTCGCCGGGCTGGCCGTGGTGCTCTCGACGGCGGCGAAGTGGGCACATGTGAAGGCCGAGGAGCCGTGGCGGCACGCGATCGTCGACGAGGCGTACCAGATGCGCTCGGACGCGCTGCTCGCGGTGGCCGGGCTGTTCGAGCGGGCGCTGTTCGTGGGCGACCCGGGGCAGCTGGACCCGTTCGCGATCGTGGGCAGCGAGCAGTGGGCGGGCCTCGCGTACGATCCGTCGGCCTCGGCGGTGACGACCCTGCTCGCACACAACCCGGACCTGCCCCAGCACCGTCTGCCGGTCTCCTGGCGGCTCCCGGCCTCCGCGGCGCCCCTGGTCTCGGACGCCTTCTACCCGTACACGCCGTTCCGCAGCGGCACCGGCCACGGCGACCGCGCCCTGTCCTTCGCCGTGCCGTCGGACGGCTCGGGCCCCGACCGGGTGATCGACGAGGCGGCCGAGTCGGGCTGGGGCCTGCTGGAGCTGCCCGCGCGGCACACGCCGCGCACGGACCCGGAGGCGGTGCGGGCGGTGGCCGCGGTCGTACGGCGGCTGCTGGACCGGGGCGGCGCGGCGACGTCGGAACGCTCAGCCGACCCCTCTCCCCTGACCGCCGACCGGATCGCCGTCGGCACGGCGCACCGCGACCAGGCGGCGGCGGTCCGAGCGGCCCTCGCCGACCTCGGCGTCACCGACGTGGTCGTGGACACGGCGAACCGGCTCCAGGGCCGCGAGTACGACGTCACGGTGGTCCTGCACCCCCTCTCCGGCCGCCCCGACGCCACGGCCTTCCACCTGGAGACGGGCCGCCTGTGCGTCCTGGCGTCCCGCCACCGGCACGCGTGCGTCGTGGTGTGCCGGGCGGGGGTCGGCGACCTGCTGGACGACTATCCGTCGACGGAGCCGGTGCAGCTGGGGACGGTGGTGAAGTTTCCTGACGGTTGGGAGGCGAATCACGCGGTGTTGGCACACCTGGCGGAACACCGGGTGGTGTGGCTGCCATGA
- a CDS encoding bifunctional DNA primase/polymerase: MSSSAWNASYVTPDGAAWLASAGTYPRSTLALWEERPDAPVVLPCGSVFDVVSAPAMFGRRMLDRLWDDGPGSGPVAELRGRMLLFAAPGTAQRLPALLEWEEWGAGGRTRFVPPLLCHGTGDAVTVPAATVSPSPTGPASPSGAPAYAGPASTAASSVPGPLAPPGTPTAPGRAASHAGTASRAGAASGASAASGAGSASADQSGSPSGTGTHGGTASHDGTASRAGAASADQSGSPAGTGSHDGAVSGAGGVFPAR, encoded by the coding sequence ATGAGCAGCAGCGCATGGAACGCCTCCTATGTCACCCCGGACGGGGCCGCCTGGCTCGCCTCGGCAGGAACGTATCCGCGGAGCACGCTCGCCCTCTGGGAGGAGCGGCCGGACGCACCGGTCGTGCTGCCATGCGGATCGGTCTTCGACGTCGTCAGCGCACCCGCGATGTTCGGGCGGCGGATGCTCGACCGGCTGTGGGACGACGGGCCCGGCTCGGGGCCGGTCGCGGAGCTCCGCGGCCGGATGCTGCTGTTCGCCGCGCCGGGCACGGCCCAGCGGCTGCCGGCGCTGCTGGAGTGGGAGGAGTGGGGCGCGGGCGGTCGTACGAGGTTTGTTCCCCCACTGCTGTGCCACGGCACGGGTGACGCCGTCACCGTCCCGGCCGCGACCGTATCCCCATCCCCCACGGGGCCGGCTTCCCCCTCCGGGGCGCCCGCCTACGCCGGGCCGGCTTCCACCGCTGCGTCTTCCGTCCCCGGCCCACTCGCCCCTCCCGGCACACCCACCGCTCCGGGCCGGGCCGCTTCCCACGCCGGGACCGCTTCCCGCGCCGGCGCGGCCTCCGGCGCCAGCGCGGCCTCCGGGGCCGGGTCGGCCTCCGCCGATCAGTCCGGCTCCCCCTCCGGGACCGGTACCCACGGCGGGACGGCTTCCCACGACGGGACCGCCTCCCGCGCCGGGGCGGCCTCCGCCGATCAGTCCGGCTCCCCCGCCGGGACCGGTTCCCACGACGGGGCGGTCTCCGGCGCGGGGGGCGTTTTCCCGGCCCGCTAG
- a CDS encoding M6 family metalloprotease domain-containing protein: MSREPYPEVPVPRQFPRARLRSTAAVFTIMSALAATSLGTGPSSAEPDSVAPCALTRTDAHHSEGLDTWNAAYPRPARALDAVMAFLSFPDAHPLTTPQELIADYFPDTTRFFERASYGRFTLRPHPLRHWIQMPQPSTAYAIQRDWSAAHRAAYLRDALSVADPQVDFSRYDVVYFVADPDAPGVDSDATKVVNLTSPMRADGTDLRRVVTVFEQHPPDRLVLAHETGHVFDLPDLYHRPVDGKGDWDTHVGDWDLMGSQFGLAPDLFGWHKWKLGWLERRQVRCVQDAGPTRLTLEPLAAGPGVPVAGAAGAPAFGLGRGTKLAAVRTGRDSVLAFEARGPAGNDVAACRQGVLVYRVRGEAQSGGGPIEVIDAHPGTEACWEDSVYPPLADAPIAAGESFTVPGEGVRVEVEGRTASGAWTVKITVGR, translated from the coding sequence GTGTCCCGCGAACCGTACCCGGAGGTACCCGTGCCGCGTCAGTTTCCGCGCGCCCGACTGCGCAGCACCGCGGCCGTGTTCACCATCATGTCGGCGCTCGCCGCGACCTCCCTCGGCACCGGCCCGTCCTCCGCCGAGCCCGACTCGGTCGCGCCCTGCGCCCTGACCCGCACCGACGCCCACCACTCGGAGGGCCTGGACACCTGGAACGCCGCCTATCCGCGTCCGGCCCGGGCCCTGGACGCGGTCATGGCCTTCCTGTCCTTCCCGGACGCCCACCCGCTGACCACGCCGCAGGAACTGATCGCCGACTACTTCCCGGACACCACCCGCTTTTTCGAACGCGCTTCCTACGGCCGTTTCACCCTGCGCCCGCACCCGCTGAGGCACTGGATCCAGATGCCGCAGCCGTCCACGGCGTACGCCATACAGCGCGACTGGAGCGCCGCGCACCGGGCCGCGTACCTGCGGGACGCGCTCTCCGTGGCCGACCCGCAGGTCGACTTCTCCCGCTACGACGTCGTGTACTTCGTCGCCGACCCGGACGCGCCCGGTGTGGACTCCGACGCGACCAAGGTGGTGAACCTGACGAGTCCGATGCGGGCCGACGGCACCGACCTGCGCCGGGTCGTCACGGTGTTCGAGCAGCATCCGCCGGACCGGCTCGTCCTCGCCCACGAGACCGGGCACGTGTTCGACCTGCCCGACCTCTACCACCGGCCCGTGGACGGCAAGGGCGACTGGGACACGCACGTCGGCGACTGGGACCTGATGGGCAGCCAGTTCGGACTGGCGCCCGACCTGTTCGGCTGGCACAAGTGGAAGCTGGGCTGGCTGGAACGGCGGCAGGTGCGGTGCGTGCAGGACGCCGGGCCCACCCGGCTGACCCTGGAGCCGCTGGCGGCCGGGCCCGGGGTGCCGGTGGCGGGAGCGGCCGGGGCGCCGGCCTTCGGTCTCGGGAGGGGGACCAAGCTCGCGGCGGTGCGTACGGGCCGCGACAGCGTGCTCGCCTTCGAGGCGCGCGGGCCGGCGGGCAACGACGTGGCCGCGTGCCGCCAGGGGGTGCTCGTGTACCGGGTGCGGGGCGAGGCGCAGTCCGGGGGCGGGCCGATCGAGGTGATCGACGCCCATCCGGGTACCGAGGCCTGCTGGGAGGACTCGGTCTACCCGCCCCTCGCGGATGCGCCGATCGCGGCCGGGGAGAGCTTCACGGTGCCGGGGGAGGGCGTCCGGGTGGAGGTGGAGGGGCGTACGGCTTCGGGGGCCTGGACGGTGAAGATCACGGTCGGGCGCTGA
- a CDS encoding EAL domain-containing protein, with amino-acid sequence MRERAVSGTSEGPAPAADLDRPAVTESEIDTPSRTEPPAHPPYRSVFTAAPLAMAVVDREGTVVSANDSLAALLGTAPDELAGAVAADLVDLTSDARTWHAYREVLRGRQSRLRCTRRLKRPDGHSLWVQVTVTPLPGEDRAVLLSVADISSRRELQARLRHLQMHDPVTRLPNRTLFFERLSAALEAESYEQSGTGRIGLCYLDLDGFKAINDTLGHRVGDRLLAAVAERLTHCADEAGHSRPSIPLVARLGGDEFALLVEDSTGTEQLAELAESVLEAVQHPFDIAGQRLSVSASIGVVERHAAGTTPTALMQAADTTLYWAKADGKSRWTLFDPERNAHRMTRQALASALRPAIDRGEFQLEYQPLVGMEDDRLHGVEALIRWNHPQFGVLTPNRFIGLAEEDGSIVPLGRWVLRTACRQARRWQLDHPDEPPIFVSVNVAVRQVWDSDLVADVAQTLAETGLAPHLLQLELTESAVMGSAGLPLQALKALSDMGVRIAIDDFGTGYSNLAYLSRLPVSVLKLDGTFVRGFQYDDRDTTTRPNPADEVVVEAMIQLAHRLGLTVTAECVETSAQATRLRRIGCDTGQGWLYSRPVPPDRISELLGTPGVQAGVGNP; translated from the coding sequence ATGCGGGAGCGAGCGGTGAGCGGAACCTCCGAAGGGCCGGCGCCCGCGGCAGACCTCGACCGGCCGGCCGTCACAGAGAGTGAGATCGACACGCCTTCCCGTACCGAGCCCCCGGCGCATCCGCCCTACCGCTCCGTCTTCACGGCCGCCCCGCTCGCCATGGCCGTCGTCGACCGCGAGGGGACGGTCGTCAGCGCCAACGACTCGCTCGCCGCGCTGCTCGGCACCGCCCCGGACGAGCTGGCCGGGGCCGTCGCCGCCGACCTGGTCGACCTCACCTCCGACGCCCGCACCTGGCACGCGTACCGCGAGGTGCTGCGCGGCCGGCAGTCCCGGCTGCGCTGCACGCGGCGCCTCAAACGCCCCGACGGGCACTCGCTGTGGGTGCAGGTGACGGTCACCCCGCTGCCCGGCGAGGACCGGGCCGTCCTGCTGTCCGTCGCCGACATCAGCTCCCGCCGCGAACTCCAGGCCCGGCTACGGCACTTGCAGATGCACGATCCTGTCACCCGGCTGCCCAACCGCACGCTGTTCTTCGAACGCCTGTCGGCCGCGCTGGAGGCGGAGTCGTACGAGCAGAGCGGCACGGGCCGGATCGGGCTGTGCTATCTGGACCTGGACGGCTTCAAGGCCATCAACGACACCCTGGGCCACCGCGTGGGCGACCGGCTGCTGGCGGCCGTCGCCGAGCGCCTGACGCACTGCGCGGACGAGGCCGGCCACTCCAGGCCCAGCATCCCGCTGGTGGCCCGGCTCGGCGGTGACGAGTTCGCGCTGCTCGTCGAGGACTCCACGGGCACCGAACAACTGGCCGAACTCGCCGAGTCGGTACTGGAGGCGGTCCAGCACCCGTTCGACATCGCCGGGCAACGGCTGTCGGTCTCGGCGTCGATCGGCGTGGTGGAGCGGCACGCGGCCGGGACGACCCCGACCGCCCTGATGCAGGCGGCGGACACCACGCTGTACTGGGCGAAGGCCGACGGCAAGTCCCGCTGGACCCTGTTCGACCCGGAGCGCAACGCCCACCGCATGACCCGCCAGGCCCTCGCCTCCGCGCTGCGGCCGGCCATCGACCGGGGCGAGTTCCAGCTGGAGTACCAGCCGCTGGTCGGCATGGAGGACGACCGGCTGCACGGGGTCGAGGCGCTCATCCGCTGGAACCATCCGCAGTTCGGCGTACTGACGCCCAATCGGTTCATCGGACTGGCCGAGGAGGACGGTTCGATCGTTCCGCTGGGCCGCTGGGTGCTGCGGACAGCTTGCCGACAGGCCCGTCGCTGGCAGCTGGACCACCCCGACGAGCCGCCGATCTTCGTGAGCGTCAATGTGGCGGTGCGTCAGGTCTGGGACTCCGACCTGGTGGCGGATGTGGCTCAGACCCTGGCCGAGACGGGCCTCGCGCCGCACCTGCTCCAGCTGGAGCTCACCGAGTCGGCGGTGATGGGCTCGGCCGGCCTGCCGCTCCAGGCCCTGAAGGCCCTCAGCGACATGGGCGTACGCATCGCCATCGACGACTTCGGCACGGGCTACTCGAACCTGGCCTACCTCAGCCGCCTGCCGGTGTCCGTACTGAAGCTGGACGGCACCTTCGTCCGCGGCTTCCAGTACGACGACCGGGACACAACCACCCGTCCGAACCCGGCCGACGAGGTCGTGGTCGAGGCGATGATCCAGCTCGCCCACCGGCTCGGGCTGACCGTCACGGCCGAATGCGTGGAGACCTCGGCCCAGGCGACCCGGCTGCGGCGCATCGGCTGCGACACCGGACAGGGCTGGCTGTACTCCCGTCCGGTGCCGCCGGATCGTATCTCCGAGCTGCTGGGCACGCCCGGCGTTCAGGCGGGCGTCGGCAACCCGTAG
- a CDS encoding LLM class flavin-dependent oxidoreductase, with protein sequence MPVAADEIRGAAQGSAPVPLSVLDLVTVGAGRTASDALRTSVDLARLAEARGFHRHWVAEHHSMPGVASSSPAVILAHLAAHTDRIRLGSGGVMLPNHAPLVIAEQFGTLEAMAPGRIDLGLGRAPGTDGATAAALRRTDRRGEGADDFPQQLAELTRFLDDDFPDGHPYRRIHAVPGPVQAASPGGVQSPHRPPVWLLGSSGFSARLAGALGLPFAFAHHFSAQNTVPALDLYRESFQPSAVLDEPYALIGVSALAADEEREARRQVLAAALGMVRLRTGRPGLVPSPEEAEAYEFSPMEREFVDSWNANVIHGTPDEVRSGLDDLAKRTGADELMITANAHGGDVRVRSYELIADAYGLPTPA encoded by the coding sequence ATCCCCGTGGCGGCAGACGAGATACGCGGCGCAGCGCAGGGCAGCGCCCCCGTCCCCCTCTCCGTACTGGACCTGGTCACCGTAGGGGCCGGCCGCACCGCCTCCGACGCGCTGCGCACCAGCGTCGACCTGGCCCGCCTCGCGGAGGCCCGCGGCTTCCACCGCCACTGGGTCGCCGAGCACCACTCCATGCCGGGCGTGGCCTCGTCGTCCCCGGCCGTGATCCTGGCCCACCTCGCCGCCCACACCGACCGCATCCGCCTCGGCTCGGGCGGCGTGATGCTGCCCAACCACGCCCCGCTCGTCATCGCCGAGCAGTTCGGGACGCTGGAGGCCATGGCCCCGGGCCGCATCGACCTCGGGCTCGGCCGCGCGCCGGGAACGGACGGTGCCACGGCCGCCGCCCTGCGCCGCACCGACCGGCGGGGCGAGGGCGCCGACGACTTCCCGCAGCAGCTCGCCGAGCTGACCCGGTTCCTCGACGACGACTTCCCCGACGGGCATCCCTACCGCCGTATCCACGCCGTACCGGGGCCGGTCCAGGCCGCGTCCCCCGGCGGCGTCCAGTCCCCGCACCGCCCGCCCGTCTGGCTGCTCGGCTCCTCCGGCTTCAGTGCCCGCCTGGCCGGCGCCCTCGGACTGCCCTTCGCCTTCGCGCACCACTTCTCTGCGCAGAACACCGTTCCGGCCCTGGACCTGTACCGGGAGTCCTTCCAGCCGTCGGCGGTCCTGGACGAGCCGTACGCCCTTATCGGCGTCTCCGCCCTCGCCGCCGACGAGGAGCGGGAGGCCCGCCGGCAGGTGCTGGCCGCGGCCCTCGGCATGGTCCGGCTGCGTACCGGACGCCCCGGCCTCGTGCCCAGCCCCGAGGAGGCGGAGGCCTACGAGTTCAGCCCGATGGAGCGCGAGTTCGTCGACTCCTGGAACGCCAACGTCATTCACGGCACCCCCGACGAGGTCCGCTCCGGCCTGGACGACCTCGCCAAGCGCACCGGCGCCGACGAGCTGATGATCACGGCCAACGCGCACGGCGGCGACGTACGCGTGCGCTCCTACGAACTCATCGCCGACGCCTACGGGTTGCCGACGCCCGCCTGA
- a CDS encoding aspartate/glutamate racemase family protein gives MTALGFLYPGHSAEDDYPRIEQLLGSDIRVDLVHTDIGEDAHRVDALLEMGSAWLAAGVQELRHAGADAVVWACTSGSFVYGRDGAQEQVRALAQTAGMPASSTSFAFAHAVQELGARRVAIGATYPDDVAQLFAEFLRADGVEVVSVKSSGIITAAEVGTWGEAELLALARHSDHPDAEALLLPDTALHTAAHIPTLEKELGKPVLTANQVTVWEALRLADRRVNAPELGALFTREPIVQA, from the coding sequence ATGACAGCACTGGGATTTCTCTACCCGGGCCACTCGGCCGAGGACGACTATCCGCGCATCGAGCAGTTGCTGGGCAGCGACATCCGGGTGGACCTGGTGCACACCGACATCGGTGAGGACGCGCACCGGGTGGACGCGCTGCTCGAGATGGGCTCCGCCTGGCTGGCGGCGGGCGTGCAGGAGCTGCGGCACGCCGGCGCGGACGCCGTGGTGTGGGCCTGCACCAGCGGCAGTTTCGTCTACGGCCGGGACGGCGCGCAGGAGCAGGTGCGCGCCCTGGCGCAGACGGCCGGCATGCCGGCCTCCTCGACGTCCTTCGCCTTCGCGCACGCGGTACAGGAGCTGGGGGCGCGTCGGGTCGCGATCGGCGCGACGTACCCGGACGACGTGGCCCAGCTGTTCGCCGAGTTCCTGCGGGCGGACGGCGTCGAGGTCGTCTCGGTGAAGAGCTCCGGCATCATCACGGCCGCCGAGGTCGGCACCTGGGGCGAGGCGGAACTCCTCGCCCTGGCCCGGCACTCCGACCATCCCGACGCCGAGGCCCTTCTCCTGCCCGACACGGCCCTGCACACGGCGGCCCACATCCCGACCCTGGAGAAGGAACTCGGCAAGCCGGTCCTCACCGCCAACCAGGTCACGGTCTGGGAGGCCCTCCGCCTCGCGGACCGCCGCGTGAACGCGCCGGAACTGGGTGCGCTGTTCACGAGGGAGCCGATCGTCCAGGCGTGA
- a CDS encoding aspartate/glutamate racemase family protein: MDVSFLGGPSPQRGVGVVAPFDFALDRELWRWVPDEVSLHMTRTPFVPVEVSLDLARMVSEHQTLSEAVRTLNAIAPEVIAYACTSGSFVGGVMGERAMCEAMSRAGAVPAITTSGALLEALVELDVRRVALVTPYTVSVTQSLEAYVAQAGVTISGCAFMGLTRHIWKVPYREVVDMARQAVRDDADALFISCTNLPTYDVIPQLEAELRIPVISANQVTMWAALRRLGTRAVGPYQALINPDARAGLGAPGANPGPVVPEEKQQQEGWT, encoded by the coding sequence ATGGACGTCTCATTTCTCGGCGGGCCCAGCCCGCAGCGCGGGGTCGGCGTCGTCGCCCCCTTCGACTTCGCACTCGACCGCGAGCTGTGGCGCTGGGTGCCGGACGAGGTCTCCCTGCACATGACACGAACACCGTTCGTGCCGGTCGAGGTCAGCCTCGATCTGGCCCGCATGGTCAGCGAACACCAGACGCTGAGCGAGGCGGTCCGCACGCTCAACGCGATCGCCCCCGAGGTCATCGCCTACGCCTGTACGTCCGGCAGCTTCGTCGGCGGCGTCATGGGCGAGCGCGCGATGTGCGAGGCGATGAGCCGGGCGGGCGCCGTACCGGCGATCACCACCTCGGGCGCCCTGCTGGAAGCCCTGGTGGAGCTGGACGTACGGCGGGTGGCGCTGGTCACGCCGTACACGGTGTCGGTGACGCAGTCGCTGGAGGCGTACGTCGCCCAGGCGGGCGTCACGATCTCCGGCTGTGCCTTCATGGGCCTGACCCGGCACATCTGGAAGGTCCCCTACCGGGAGGTGGTGGACATGGCGCGGCAGGCCGTACGCGACGACGCCGACGCCCTGTTCATCAGCTGCACCAACCTGCCCACCTACGACGTCATCCCCCAACTGGAGGCCGAGCTGCGCATACCGGTGATCTCGGCCAACCAAGTGACGATGTGGGCGGCGCTGCGCCGACTGGGTACCCGTGCGGTGGGACCGTATCAAGCGCTGATCAATCCGGACGCGCGCGCCGGTCTCGGAGCGCCGGGGGCGAACCCCGGCCCCGTCGTGCCGGAAGAAAAGCAGCAGCAGGAAGGCTGGACATGA
- a CDS encoding D-2-hydroxyacid dehydrogenase: protein MPIPTLLVLDTEPLPRLGRLTGHARIEHTDAEGLAARLPRADVLLVWDFTSRAVRDAWPGEGPRPRWVHTASAGVDHLMCPELAASDTVVTNARGIFDQPIAEYVAALVLAMAKDLPRTLELQRERTWRHRESHKVAGSRAVVVGTGPIGRAIARTLGALDITTALVGRTPRTGVHGPEDLDRLLARADWVIAAAPLTDQTQGMFDARRFGVMQPSARFVNVGRGQLVVEDALAEALAKHWIAGAALDVFESEPLTPDSPLWQVPGLIVSPHMSGDIVGWRDELGAQFVELYELWAAGKPLENVVDKQRGYVPGH, encoded by the coding sequence ATGCCCATCCCCACCCTCCTCGTCCTGGACACCGAGCCCCTCCCCCGCCTCGGGCGCCTCACCGGCCACGCCCGTATCGAACACACCGACGCAGAGGGTCTCGCCGCGCGCCTCCCGCGTGCGGATGTCCTGCTGGTGTGGGACTTCACCTCGCGCGCCGTGCGGGACGCCTGGCCCGGCGAAGGCCCGCGGCCCCGCTGGGTGCATACGGCGAGCGCAGGTGTGGACCATCTGATGTGCCCGGAACTCGCCGCCTCCGACACGGTGGTGACGAACGCGCGCGGCATCTTCGACCAGCCGATCGCCGAGTACGTCGCCGCACTCGTGCTGGCCATGGCCAAGGACCTGCCGCGCACGCTGGAGCTCCAGCGGGAGCGGACCTGGCGGCACCGCGAGTCGCACAAGGTCGCCGGGAGCCGGGCCGTCGTCGTCGGCACCGGGCCGATCGGCCGGGCGATCGCCCGCACGCTGGGCGCGCTGGACATCACGACGGCGCTCGTCGGGCGCACTCCGCGCACCGGCGTGCACGGCCCGGAGGATCTGGACCGGCTGCTGGCGCGCGCCGACTGGGTGATCGCGGCGGCGCCGCTCACCGATCAGACGCAGGGCATGTTCGACGCCCGGCGCTTCGGCGTGATGCAACCGTCCGCCCGGTTCGTGAACGTCGGCCGCGGCCAGCTGGTCGTCGAGGACGCGCTCGCCGAGGCCCTGGCCAAGCACTGGATCGCGGGCGCCGCCCTGGACGTCTTCGAGTCCGAGCCCCTGACCCCCGACAGCCCGTTGTGGCAGGTCCCGGGCCTGATCGTGTCCCCGCACATGAGCGGCGACATCGTCGGCTGGCGAGACGAGCTCGGCGCCCAGTTCGTGGAGCTCTATGAGCTCTGGGCGGCCGGAAAGCCGCTGGAGAACGTGGTCGACAAGCAGCGCGGGTATGTACCCGGACACTGA
- a CDS encoding DUF3830 family protein: MADRYIEVSLVKRDVTCRARLLDDRAPLTCAAVWDALPLAGDVYHAKYARNEIYALFPPFAETEPPLENPTVTPIPGDLCYFAFAGTELGTKAYGYDREVRAGTTLVDLALFYERNNLLLNADVGWVPGIVWGQIVEGLDAMAEACNDLWRSGAAGETLSFRRA, from the coding sequence ATGGCTGATCGTTATATCGAAGTCTCGCTGGTCAAGCGCGACGTGACGTGCCGGGCCAGGCTCCTGGACGACCGCGCGCCGCTCACCTGCGCGGCCGTCTGGGACGCCCTTCCGCTGGCCGGCGACGTCTACCACGCGAAGTACGCACGCAATGAGATCTACGCCCTTTTCCCGCCATTCGCCGAAACCGAACCACCCCTGGAAAACCCGACAGTCACCCCCATTCCGGGTGATCTGTGCTATTTCGCCTTCGCGGGTACGGAGTTGGGGACCAAGGCCTACGGCTACGACCGTGAGGTCCGCGCCGGGACCACGCTCGTCGATCTGGCCCTGTTCTACGAGCGCAACAACCTGCTGCTGAACGCCGATGTGGGCTGGGTCCCCGGCATCGTGTGGGGCCAGATCGTCGAGGGCCTGGACGCCATGGCCGAGGCGTGCAACGACCTGTGGAGGTCGGGAGCGGCGGGGGAGACGCTCAGCTTCCGGAGGGCCTGA